One Clupea harengus chromosome 12, Ch_v2.0.2, whole genome shotgun sequence DNA segment encodes these proteins:
- the gpr107 gene encoding protein GPR107, translating into MASDKRYVYAGVVVILSYFIIGCHARLHHLVLEDDIRQKVHLNTFGFYKNGYMTVSLNSLMLKEVSITDVDSSTLGFILDKTNSNGFASYLDDDSGFCVLKKTPSSDAVVLLLLDFNRNEVTIKTSAEEGLFPQIIPVLAGGAGAGTTGKQETDKVEKEEKKDGAKVSKEPPVASNKEPIYPLEQRGPSYSFRFYFNVTTDDQQGLYNFYFYNCYSRDAQTNLLKFNLDINIEEKNPKSFLSAGEIPLPKLYIFMSMLFFIIGTLWVHVLHTRKVDVYKIHWLMASLPFTKSLSLVFHAIDYYYISNQGFPIEGWAVVYYITHLLKGALLFITIALIGTGWAFVKHILSDKDKKIFMIVIPLQVLANVAYIIIESTEEGSSEYGLWMEILFLVDLLCCGAILFPVVWSIRHLQEASATDGKAAINLAQLKLFRHYYVMIVCYIYFTRIIAILIKIIVPFQWKWLYQLLDELATLTFFFLTGHKFRPASYNPYLLLSVEDEEDLEMDDVVTTSNAMGEGVKKVKKISNGPSEETESVA; encoded by the exons ATGGCGTCTGACAAAAGATATGTATACGCGGGTGTTGTGGTTATCCTGTCGTATTTTATTATTGGATGTCACGCTAGATTACATCACCTGGTACTTGAG GATGACATCCGGCAGAAAGTCCACCTGAACACCTTCGGGTTTTACAAAAATGGTTACATGACTGTCAGTCTGAACAGCCTCATGTTAAAAGAGGTGTCAATTACAGATGTCGATAGTAGCACG TTGGGATTCATTCTGGACAAAACTAACAGCAATGGTTTTGCCTCATATCTG GATGATGACTCCGGGTTTTGTGTTCTGAAAAAGACACCCAGTAGCGATGCTGTTGTGCTGCTTCTGTTGGACTTCAACAGGAATGA AGTGACTATAAAGACCTCCGCAGAGGAGGGTCTCTTCCCCCAGATCATCCCTGTCCTGGCAGGGGGTGCTGGTGCCGGAACAACAGGGAAGCAGGAGACTGATAaagtggagaaagaggaaaagaaag ATGGGGCCAAAGTCTCAAAGGAGCCTCCAGTG GCTTCTAACAAAGAACCCATATATCCTCTGGAGCAAAGAGGTCCCAGCTATTCCTTCAGG TTTTATTTCAATGTCACCACTGACGACCAGCAAGGCTTGTACAACTTCTACTTCTACAACTGCTACAGCAGGGACGCTCAGACAAACCTTCTGAAGTTCAACCTCGAT ATCAACATTGAGGAGAAGAACCCGAAGAGCTTCCTGTCTGCGGGTGAGATCCCCCTGCCTAAGCTCTACATCTTCATGTCCATGCTCTTCTTCATCATCGGGACGCTCTGGGTCCATGTGCTCCACACAAGAAA AGTGGATGTCTACAAAATCCACTGGCTTATGGCATCTCTTCCATTCaccaaatctctctctttgGTGTTCCATGCT ATTGACTACTACTACATTTCAAACCAGGGTTTCCCCATCGAGGGCTGGGCTGTGGTCTACTACATCACACACCT GCTGAAGGGGGCGCTCTTGTTCATCACCATAGCCTTGATAGGGACTGGCTGGGCGTTCGTCAAGCACATTCTCTCCGACAAAGACAAGAAGATCTTCATGATCGTCATCCCTCTTCAG GTGTTGGCGAATGTGGCCTACATTATCATAGAGTCGACAGAAGAGGGCAGCAGTGAGTACGGCCTGTGGATGGAGATCCTCTTCCTGGTGGACCTATTGTGCTGTGGGGCCATCCTGTTTCCTGTTGTCTG GTCAATCCGGCATCTTCAGGAGGCCTCAGCAACAGATGGAAAAG CTGCTATCAATCTGGCCCAGCTGAAGCTCTTTAGACACTATTATGTGATG atTGTGTGCTACATTTATTTCACGCGCATAATTGCCATTCTCATCAAAATCATAGTGCCCTTCCAGTGGAAATGGCTGTACCAG CTGCTGGATGAGTTGGCCACTCTgaccttcttcttcctcacggGCCACAAGTTCCGCCCCGCCTCCTATAACCCCTACCTGCTCCTGTCtgtggaggatgaagaggaccTGGAGATGGATGACGT GGTAACTACATCGAATGCTATGGGAGAAGGCGTCAAAAAGGTGAAGAAGATCTCCAATGGACCGTCAGAAGAAACTGAGAGCGTGGCATGA
- the crata gene encoding carnitine O-acetyltransferase isoform X1, which yields MLSFLVRTMGRAGMVKPSSLVRPVAVTRVTGRYLAHQESLPKLPVPALKQTCERYLAALEPIVEEEELQHTRQLIEEFQQTGGVGERLQKSLERRAMKTENWLSDWWLKVAYLDYRMPVVVHSSPGVVLPRMEFNDRQGQMRFAAKLISGVLDFKTMIDNETLPVEYLGGQSLCMNQYYQVLSSCRIPGTKADSVKNYAQSRRPPTHITVVHNFQFFVLDVYNSDGTPLTVDQIYLQLEKIWNSSLQTNKEPIGILTSQDRNTWGKAYNTLIKDRTNKESVHAIQKSIVTVCLDAPMPRVSDELFRSRAAVQMLHGGGSRWNSGNRWFDKTVQFIIGEDGSCGLMYEHAPAEGPPIIKLIDHVVEFMKKSEIVRTPMVPLPMPKKLRFNITPEIKKDIEKAKQNLNIMVQDLDVRVVLFPHFGKNVPKSHKMSPDAYIQIGLQLAYYRMYKVCCATYESASLRIFRLGRTDTIRSASIHSANFVKTMDNPAIQNMEKVTLLEKAVKGHRTYTDMAIRGQAIDRHLLGLKLQAIEDLTSLPEIFMDTSYAKALHYNLSTSQVPAKTDCVMCFGPLVPDGYGVCYNPMEEHINFAVSAFNSCEDTNASRLAQALEAALVDMRDLLEQTPKAKL from the exons ATGTTGAGCTTTCTTGTCCGGACGATG GGGCGGGCTGGTATGGTGAAACCATCCAGCCTGGTGAGACCAGTAGCGGTGACTCGGGTCACAGGCCGTTACCTGGCACATCAGGAGAGTCTGCCCAAGCTACCCGTGCCAGCGCTGAAGCAGACATGCGAGCGCTACCTGGCTGCCCTGGAGCCCAttgtggaagaggaggagctgcaGCACACCCGCCAACTCATTGAGGAGTTTCAGCAGACAGGAGGCGTTGGGGAAAGGCTGCAGAAGAGTCTTGAGCGCAGAGCCATGAAGACGGAAAACTGG ctgtCCGACTGGTGGTTGAAGGTAGCCTATCTAGACTACAGGATGCCTGTGGTGGTCCACTCCAGTCCTGGGGTGGTCCTTCCTCGTATGGAGTTTAATGACCGCCAGGGTCAGATGAG GTTTGCTGCTAAACTGATTTCAGGGGTCTTGGATTTCAAAACTATGATTGACAA TGAAACGTTACCAGTAGAGTATTTGGGAGGTCAGTCGTTGTGTATGAACCAGTACTATCAGGTTTTGTCATCTTGTCGTATCCCTGGCACCAAGGCTGACTCCGTAAAGAACTACGCCCAGAGCAGAAGGCCTCCAACGCACATCACAGTGGTGCACAACTTCCAG TTTTTTGTACTGGACGTGTACAACAGTGACGGCACCCCACTGACTGTGGATCAGATCTACCTTCAGCTGGAGAAGATCTGGAACTCCTCCCTGCAGACAAACAAGGAGCCCATCGGAATCCTGACGTCACAGGACCGAAACACCTGGGGGAAGGCCTACAACACCCTCATCAAAG ACAGGACTAATAAAGAGTCTGTGCATGCCATTCAGAAGAGCATCGTCACCGTGTGCCTGGACGCGCCCATGCCTCGAGTCTCAGACGAGCTGTTCAGGAGTCGGGCGGCGGTGCAGATGCTACACGGCGGAGGCAGCCGCTGGAACAGTGGAAACCGCTGGTTTGACAAGACTGTACAG TTTATCATAGGGGAGGATGGCTCGTGTGGTCTGATGTATGAACACGCTCCTGCTGAAGGACCTCCAATCATCAAGTTAATTGACCACGTAGTTGAATTCAT GAAGAAGTCTGAAATTGTGCGGACTCCAATGGTTCCTCTGCCCATGCCTAAGAAACTACGCTTCAACATCACACCAGAGATAAAGAAGGACATTGAAAAAGCCAAACAGAACCTCAACAT CATGGTGCAGGACCTTGATGTTCGAGTCGTTCTATTTCCTCATTTTGGCAAAAATGTTCCAAAGTCACACAAGATGAGTCCAGATGCCTATATTCAGATTGGTCTTCAACTGGCTTATTACAG GATGTATAAGGTCTGCTGTGCCACATATGAGAGTGCGTCGTTGCGCATATTCAGGCTGGGTCGAACAGACACCATCCGCTCCGCCTCCATCCACTCCGCTAACTTTGTCAAGACCATGGACAACCCTGCTATCCAA aaTATGGAGAAAGTGACTCTTTTGGAGAAGGCTGTGAAGGGACACAGGACATACACTGACATG GCGATTCGTGGCCAGGCCATTGACAGGCATCTGCTTGGGCTCAAGCTTCAAGCTATTGAGGACCTCACCTCCTTACCAGAGATCTTCATGGACACGTCTTATGCAAAAGCGTTGCACTATAATCTCTCAACTAGCCAG GTGCCGGCAAAGACGgactgtgtgatgtgttttggcCCGTTGGTGCCAGACGGCTACGGCGTGTGCTACAACCCCATGGAGGAGCACATTAACTTCGCAGTGTCTGCCTTCAACAGCTGTGAAGACACCAACGCCAGCAGGCTGGCCCAGGCCCTGGAAGCGGCACTAGTGGACATGAGGGACCTGCTGGAGCAGACACCCAAGGCCAAACTGTGA
- the crata gene encoding carnitine O-acetyltransferase isoform X2, with the protein MGRAGMVKPSSLVRPVAVTRVTGRYLAHQESLPKLPVPALKQTCERYLAALEPIVEEEELQHTRQLIEEFQQTGGVGERLQKSLERRAMKTENWLSDWWLKVAYLDYRMPVVVHSSPGVVLPRMEFNDRQGQMRFAAKLISGVLDFKTMIDNETLPVEYLGGQSLCMNQYYQVLSSCRIPGTKADSVKNYAQSRRPPTHITVVHNFQFFVLDVYNSDGTPLTVDQIYLQLEKIWNSSLQTNKEPIGILTSQDRNTWGKAYNTLIKDRTNKESVHAIQKSIVTVCLDAPMPRVSDELFRSRAAVQMLHGGGSRWNSGNRWFDKTVQFIIGEDGSCGLMYEHAPAEGPPIIKLIDHVVEFMKKSEIVRTPMVPLPMPKKLRFNITPEIKKDIEKAKQNLNIMVQDLDVRVVLFPHFGKNVPKSHKMSPDAYIQIGLQLAYYRMYKVCCATYESASLRIFRLGRTDTIRSASIHSANFVKTMDNPAIQNMEKVTLLEKAVKGHRTYTDMAIRGQAIDRHLLGLKLQAIEDLTSLPEIFMDTSYAKALHYNLSTSQVPAKTDCVMCFGPLVPDGYGVCYNPMEEHINFAVSAFNSCEDTNASRLAQALEAALVDMRDLLEQTPKAKL; encoded by the exons ATG GGGCGGGCTGGTATGGTGAAACCATCCAGCCTGGTGAGACCAGTAGCGGTGACTCGGGTCACAGGCCGTTACCTGGCACATCAGGAGAGTCTGCCCAAGCTACCCGTGCCAGCGCTGAAGCAGACATGCGAGCGCTACCTGGCTGCCCTGGAGCCCAttgtggaagaggaggagctgcaGCACACCCGCCAACTCATTGAGGAGTTTCAGCAGACAGGAGGCGTTGGGGAAAGGCTGCAGAAGAGTCTTGAGCGCAGAGCCATGAAGACGGAAAACTGG ctgtCCGACTGGTGGTTGAAGGTAGCCTATCTAGACTACAGGATGCCTGTGGTGGTCCACTCCAGTCCTGGGGTGGTCCTTCCTCGTATGGAGTTTAATGACCGCCAGGGTCAGATGAG GTTTGCTGCTAAACTGATTTCAGGGGTCTTGGATTTCAAAACTATGATTGACAA TGAAACGTTACCAGTAGAGTATTTGGGAGGTCAGTCGTTGTGTATGAACCAGTACTATCAGGTTTTGTCATCTTGTCGTATCCCTGGCACCAAGGCTGACTCCGTAAAGAACTACGCCCAGAGCAGAAGGCCTCCAACGCACATCACAGTGGTGCACAACTTCCAG TTTTTTGTACTGGACGTGTACAACAGTGACGGCACCCCACTGACTGTGGATCAGATCTACCTTCAGCTGGAGAAGATCTGGAACTCCTCCCTGCAGACAAACAAGGAGCCCATCGGAATCCTGACGTCACAGGACCGAAACACCTGGGGGAAGGCCTACAACACCCTCATCAAAG ACAGGACTAATAAAGAGTCTGTGCATGCCATTCAGAAGAGCATCGTCACCGTGTGCCTGGACGCGCCCATGCCTCGAGTCTCAGACGAGCTGTTCAGGAGTCGGGCGGCGGTGCAGATGCTACACGGCGGAGGCAGCCGCTGGAACAGTGGAAACCGCTGGTTTGACAAGACTGTACAG TTTATCATAGGGGAGGATGGCTCGTGTGGTCTGATGTATGAACACGCTCCTGCTGAAGGACCTCCAATCATCAAGTTAATTGACCACGTAGTTGAATTCAT GAAGAAGTCTGAAATTGTGCGGACTCCAATGGTTCCTCTGCCCATGCCTAAGAAACTACGCTTCAACATCACACCAGAGATAAAGAAGGACATTGAAAAAGCCAAACAGAACCTCAACAT CATGGTGCAGGACCTTGATGTTCGAGTCGTTCTATTTCCTCATTTTGGCAAAAATGTTCCAAAGTCACACAAGATGAGTCCAGATGCCTATATTCAGATTGGTCTTCAACTGGCTTATTACAG GATGTATAAGGTCTGCTGTGCCACATATGAGAGTGCGTCGTTGCGCATATTCAGGCTGGGTCGAACAGACACCATCCGCTCCGCCTCCATCCACTCCGCTAACTTTGTCAAGACCATGGACAACCCTGCTATCCAA aaTATGGAGAAAGTGACTCTTTTGGAGAAGGCTGTGAAGGGACACAGGACATACACTGACATG GCGATTCGTGGCCAGGCCATTGACAGGCATCTGCTTGGGCTCAAGCTTCAAGCTATTGAGGACCTCACCTCCTTACCAGAGATCTTCATGGACACGTCTTATGCAAAAGCGTTGCACTATAATCTCTCAACTAGCCAG GTGCCGGCAAAGACGgactgtgtgatgtgttttggcCCGTTGGTGCCAGACGGCTACGGCGTGTGCTACAACCCCATGGAGGAGCACATTAACTTCGCAGTGTCTGCCTTCAACAGCTGTGAAGACACCAACGCCAGCAGGCTGGCCCAGGCCCTGGAAGCGGCACTAGTGGACATGAGGGACCTGCTGGAGCAGACACCCAAGGCCAAACTGTGA
- the ptpa gene encoding serine/threonine-protein phosphatase 2A activator, with the protein MAETEKQSGSSPEDDAPLIPLNFDFMIPKKEISMVPDMGKWKRSQAYADYMGFVLTLNEGIKGKKLSCEYKMSETIHKLLSLLNTLDQWIDETPPMDQPSRFGNKAYRTWYAKLEQGAEALVSTLIPEDRKAAVPEVAVYLKEAVGNSTRIDYGTGHEAAFAAFLCCLCKIGVLRVDDQLAIIFQVFDRYLRVMRKLQKTYRMEPAGSQGVWGLDDFQFLPFIWGSAQLVDHPTLEPRHFVDDKAVNEHHKDYIFLECIKFINEMKTGPFAEHSNQLWNISAVPTWSKVNQGLIRMYKAECLEKFPVIQHFKFGSLLSIQPTKS; encoded by the exons ATGGCGGAGACTGAGAAGCAGTCAG GCTCCTCCCCTGAAGATGAcgcccctctcatccctcttaaTTTCGACTTCATGATCCCAAAGAAGGAGATCAGCATGGTCCCTGACATGGGAAAATGGAAGCGCTCTCAG GCTTATGCTGATTACATGGGATTTGTTCTGACTTTGAACGAAGGCATTAAGGGAAAGAAACTTTCATGTGAATACAAAATGTCCGAG ACAATACATAAGCTTCTGTCTTTGCTGAACACTTTGGATCAGTGGATCGATGAGACGCCTCCTATGGATCAGCCCTCACGGTTTGGCAATAAAGCATACAGGACCTGGTATGCCAAGCTAGAGCAG GGGGCCGAAGCTTTGGTTTCTACGCTGATCCCTGAAGACCGAAAGGCAGCGGTTCCTGAGGTAGCTGTTTATCTGAAGGAGGCGGTGGGGAACTCCACCAGAATAGATTATGGCACAG GTCATGAGGCGGCTTTCGCGGCGTTCCTTTGCTGTCTGTGTAAGATCGGAGTGCTGCGCGTGGATGACCAGCTGGCAATTATTTTCCAAGTGTTTGACAG ATATCTCAGAGTGATGCGGAAGCTGCAGAAGACCTACCGGATGGAGCCGGCTGGCAGTCAGGGCGTTTGGGGACTCGATGACTTCCAGTTTCTGCCCTTCATCTGGGGAAGCGCCCAGCTCGTAG ACCATCCCACACTGGAGCCCAGGCACTTTGTGGACGATAAGGCTGTGAATGAGCACCACAAGGACTACATATTTCTGGAGTGCATCAAATTTATAAACGAA ATGAAGACGGGCCCGTTTGCTGAGCACTCCAACCAGCTCTGGAACATCAGCGCTGTACCCACCTGGTCCAAAGTCAACCAAGGCCTCATCAGAATGTACAAAGCTGAG TGTCTTGAGAAGTTCCCCGTCATCCAGCACTTCAAGTTCGGCAGCCTGCTCTCCATCCAGCCCACAAAGTCTTGA
- the ier5l gene encoding immediate early response gene 5-like protein — protein MINTMECGVDAQSLISVSLRKIHNSRTQRGGIKLHKNLLVSFVLRNARQVYMNEKYAEIYRMQQYEEVMTVCNEIQELNPLELAEDCEEQSGECCGSGAGIESASLCGALLPGSNQAAQPALLQNNTCASALSLRADEGCKETDSSFYRSCCAEAYPVSNCEFSPVNSMHCNKTTVLDLDTHVVTTVENGYLHQDCCASLQYCCQGAQTPAKKRKVDFGYYVSEIEEVPDFTPCKRTKYEDCSYANTEHLDTSNISNLISIFGSGFSGLVSRQTDFEQAFNGQFCSKQALASLGAWTRAIVAF, from the coding sequence atgaTCAACACTATGGAGTGTGGAGTAGATGCGCAAAGTCTAATTTCGGTTTCTTTACGAAAGATCCACAACTCCAGGACGCAGAGAGGAGGAATCAAGCTGCACAAAAACCTCCTGGTCTCGTTTGTACTGAGGAATGCAAGACAAGTGTACATGAACGAGAAGTACGCTGAGATCTACAGGATGCAGCAGTACGAAGAAGTGATGACCGTCTGCAACGAGATCCAGGAGCTGAACCCTCTCGAATTAGCCGAGGACTGCGAGGAACAGAGCGGTGAGTGCTGCGGCAGCGGCGCTGGGATCGAGTCGGCGAGCCTCTGCGGCGCGCTACTGCCAGGCAGCAACCAAGCAGCTCAGCCCGCTCTCCTACAGAATAATACTTGCGCTTCAGCCCTGTCTCTCCGAGCTGACGAGGGCTGTAAGGAGACGGATTCATCGTTCTATCGCAGCTGCTGTGCGGAAGCCTACCCAGTCTCGAACTGTGAGTTTTCTCCAGTGAACAGCATGCACTGCAACAAGACCACAGTACTAGATCTGGACACGCACGTAGTTACAACAGTTGAGAATGGATACTTGCACCAGGACTGCTGCGCCTCGCTCCAGTACTGCTGCCAGGGCGCACAAACCCCGGCCAAAAAGCGCAAGGTTGACTTTGGCTACTACGTGTCCGAAATCGAGGAGGTACCGGATTTTACACCGTGTAAAAGAACTAAGTATGAGGACTGTTCATACGCAAATACAGAACATTTGGACACGTCGAACATTTCCAATTTGATCTCGATTTTCGGGTCGGGGTTTTCGGGGCTGGTGAGCAGACAGACGGACTTCGAGCAAGCATTCAACGGACAGTTCTGTAGCAAACAAGCCCTAGCCAGCCTCGGAGCATGGACAAGAGCTATAGTAGCTTTTTGA